The DNA segment GATGTGGACAAGCAGAGTTTGGATTTGAGTCAAGAAATACGTCGATTGAAATCCGATAAGGCTTATCAGGAAAAGGTTGTTCGCGAAAGAATGAATTTTGTGAAAAAAGACGAGGTCTTATACATATTCCCGGACGAGGCCGTCAACCCCGGTGGAGAGGGTGCTGATGAGTAAAAAGATTGAATGGTATCAAGAAGTTCTTTCCCTAGAACCCGGATCGCGGGTTTTTTTCCCTTTGGCAAAATTATTTGTTGAAAACGGTATGCCTGAAGATGCAGTCATTGCTCTACGGCGGGGATTGGACAGACATCCGGACTACCTTGAAGCCAGAATGCTTCTTGTCGAGT comes from the Pseudodesulfovibrio piezophilus C1TLV30 genome and includes:
- a CDS encoding FtsB family cell division protein, which encodes MKGRVLIVALLLLINLLLLFRLIWSDQGVFAYWELKNRYETLQVNINDVDKQSLDLSQEIRRLKSDKAYQEKVVRERMNFVKKDEVLYIFPDEAVNPGGEGADE